From Podospora bellae-mahoneyi strain CBS 112042 chromosome 5, whole genome shotgun sequence:
TTTGTGGAGAGGACAACAGGTTTGAAGACTCAGGTAGAACATGGCAGTGAGGCATGTGTGTGTGACCGCGGACTCATATGTGTTTTCGAAAGCCATCACGCTGGAACGGAGCGGCGTTTGGCACGCTCGGCTTTACTGTGTCATCCCGATGATTGATCTTGCAGATTAGAAATACCGGTTCCACCTGCATGTTGCTGAGGTGAGCGTTGCGTCCGGCAAGCTTGGTTCTGTTGTCAGCAAGTGCATGATTGGCCATGTTCTGTTGATGGATGTCATCTCGAAGGTGATGTGGCATTGAACTGTGGGGGGTGGACAGCAAGGCCCTGTTATCTTGGCAGATCAACACATCAACTCTGGCAGTTTCATGCAAGTTCGGATAGATGAAGAAGCCGCACCTCTTCAACAATCAGCATTTGATAACCCCAAAGATAGTTTGGTTCAAAGGTGCTGCATCTGGTTCATTGGGCTCGGATCTGTCAAAGCTAACCTCAGGTCTAACCGGCGAAAGACTGTGGACTCGTCCTCGAGATCAACTAGAAAGTTTGGTTGGAATCACAGTAGCATGCATAATATCTTAGATAGACCTATTTGCAGAACAGATCTACTTACAAGCCTGTCAGCAAAGAACCATGTGAATGGTGGTTCGAGGGACCTTGCTCTCCATTGTGCCAAGTCTCTTGCTAACAACATGGCCAAGTCATACAGCTTATAAAATTTGGACAGAGCTCTGCTGGTAAGTGTGCCGGTGACTTAGTCCGTTCCAAATTTTATGCATAGATATTAAGTGCTGATGCTGCAGTGGGTCATCCGTATGAGCATTTCTCAGCCATCACAGATTTCTCAATTCGTTGAGGCTCTATATTTCAACCTGTTTGTACGACTGTGACACCGCATGCCACCAAGTGAGAGGTCAGTCCACTCCATGCTTCTCCTTTCATGTCGCAAAAAGGAAAGGTGATGTCAACTCTCGACCATGAGACAGGATAGAGGCAAATACGTGGCCTCGGTGCTGAGCGTGGGAACGTATTGGCGTTTGGGAGGAAGACACACAATATGTAGGTAATCTGTGCCTGGTGTGGTACCCCTTCTACCCGTGAAGTTGATCCCAAGGACTCATGGGTTCAAACCTTTGCAAATCCCACAATACCTAACACGTGCTTCCGCCCAAGAGAAAAAAATGAGCAGGTAGCTAGTGTGTTGGGTTTCATtgctggggatgggagggagttgCCTTGCTCTTGACCCCACCTTCCTGACCTTGATGCCAGCGGCTCAACTGCCGGTTAAGAACGTGGAAGCATGGACTGCAGGCTGGGCATGCAGCTAGATGCCAATATAATGATATGTATGTAACACAATGACTGAACTGCATGCACCATTCCCTCATTCCATGTCACACCGGCTTCGCCAATGAATGATTAGCGCTATATCGACTAACAATCTTCACCTATTATATGCCATTGTAGACGCCGTAGGCTCTGTTGTACGTGCGTCGCGAGCTCCAGAAGTGGGTGCCTGCATGAAACTATATGCTTCATACTTCGGTGAGATATCACCCACTGTGTAACATGTAAATCATGTCGATGAGGATACCTATGCGGCTTGGCCATCTCCAGACCTTTCTGCTTTGATTCAAGTAGCAGTTCTCACCCCGCAATATGAACATAAGGGTACAAAAAGCTGACATTCACGCCTGGATTTTACTCGCAGACGAAGCAACTCCATCCAAGGTctcacaccaccgccgattGCAAACGCAATGGACTTCCTTATCGACGCAGAGCTGAGCAACAGTACCATCCTCGGACTAGCGGCAGCATCCTTTGTGATCTGGTATGTTGTGACGGCTTTCACAGCTTGGTATCGTCTCCGCCACCTTCCAGGGCCCACGCTGGCCAAGTTCTCCTTCTTGTGGCAAGCCCATACTATCGTAACACAACAGGTGTCCTCGCGCTATATCAACCTCCGAGAATATGGTCCTCTCGTGGTCGTAGCGCCCGGCACGGTTGTCACTAATGATCCGGATGTTCTCCGCAAGATTTCGGCGGCTCGATCGACATATAAGCGTTCTGTCTGGTACGCCGGCGCCAAGTTCACACACGACAGTGACAGTATGGGAACCCAAGTGGACACTGCTGCTCACGACATACTCAAGGCAAAGACAGCAGGGCCCTATGCTGGCCGTGAAACTGAAGGTGGCCTAGAGAGGGCTGTTGATGCTCAGCTTGTCCGCCTGGTCGACCTCATCCGCCGGAAATATCTCTCCACTCCCGGCGAGCTTCGCTCCATTGACTTTGCCAAGCTGTCAAGATGCTTCACCATGGATGTCATCTCGGGTTTGGTATTCGGAAAGCCGTGGGGTCATCTTGATGAGGTGAGAAATGAGTTTGAACGGGGCTTGAAGTTTCCAAGTTCTGTTGCCCCTCAGAGACCTGACTTACCTAACCATGATTTCACCAGGGCGAGGACGTTCTAGGGTGGATAGGGACTATGGACAAGCTTCTGCCTATGATGTCAGTGGGGCTTGAACTCCCTGCCCTTCGGGACATTATGATACCAAAGTACGGACTTTTGCGCTGGTTCGGACCAAAGACCAGTGACAAATCTGGGTTGGGGGTCGTTATGAAGTAGGTCATCTCGTCTCATGTCCAAGCATCACCCCCACCGGGATGAATCCATAGGGTCTAACATTGCCGCTACCGAAATAGACATGTCAATGAAACCATTCGAGAGCGGTTTCAAAACAAGGACAAGCCCACCAAAGACATGATGGTGAGTAGCTGCTACCGACTGTCATGGATGTATCTAATGTATCTCTGCAGAGCGGGTTCATTCGCAACGGCATGACCAGAAGCGAATGCGAAGGAGAGGCCATCCTTGCTGTCCTTGCAGGTAATGATACAACGGCAGTAGGTCCAACTCCCATGCGCTTGAAAGTGTATTGCGCTGACGAGATCTAGAGCACGATTCGGTCGTCCATGCTCTATCTCATGGCCACGCCGCATGCCTATGCTCGGTTCAAAAAGGAGATCAAAGAGGCCGTCGAACAGGGCAAGGTCTCGAGTCCGATCACCAACGAGGAGGCCCAGAAGTTGCCTTACACGCAGGCCGTCATGTATGAAACCTTCCGCATTGGTAACGCCGTCACATTCGGCCATTACAAAGTAGTTCCAAGGGGAGGCGATACGCTTGCTGGCTACTACTTGCCTGGTGGGACAAATATTGGCCACAACACTTTGGGGTTGACGCACAACAAGAAAATCTTTGGAGAGGATGCTGATATATTTCGGCCGGAGCGCTTCCTCGAATGCCGGGCGGATCAGAAAACAGGAATGATGCGAGCATTGGAGATAATTTGGGGTGGTGGCCGATGGACATGTGCGGGTAAAAATGTGGCCTTGATTGAGTTGAACAAGACCGCTTTTGAGGTAAGACTTTCCGAGGCAATCAAGACGTACATGTTTGAGAGATTGCTGACAAAGGTCGATAGTTGATGAGACACTTTGACTTTCAGGTTGTGAATGTCCACAACCCAGTTAAAGAAAGGGCCTACATTTCAAAACTACATGACGACATGTTTGTCAGGATTTCTGAGGCGGATTGGAGCTGTATTTGAACGTGATTGCAGGGATTTTCAGGGAGGCAACCTTTGAGTAACAAAGTGAAATGAGATGCTTTTTTGAGTCGAAGTACATGTCCCAGTGAAGTGGACGGTTGTATGATGTCGCTGAAGCCTATGATGATGTCGCCGAGCCTATGAGTGCAGGGCGAGCCTGGATCGTCGAACTGCCTGGACCCGCCAAGTCGACGTCAACAGCAAAGCTCTTGCGGTGCCTGTCCTAGCCATCAGCCATCTGTCACTCAGCCCACAACACACTCTCCATTGCGACAACAACCCAACTTTCGGGTATCCGAGCATCGAAACTACCACCACATTTCAGGCATGTATTCCTTGTCTTTTATTTGTTCAAATATAAGAATCCCAGCTAACTCACCTACTCAAAGAACCTGCACCCAGCAAAATTCCCAATGTTCCGCCGGATCCGCAACCGCCTTTTGCGCCGCCCACCTATCGAGCCGGAGCCAGCTttgcttgatgatgaagaaccTGGTACGTCTACATGATCTGTTCAGACTTTTCCTTTAAACATGAGCTAACCGGTTAATGTCAGCATGGGCGTTTATAAGAAACATGATTCGTCAACGCGTTATAATCATTGCCATGCGTCTGGGCTGCGACATGAACAATGTTCCCAACGTCGTTGCTGCTATGCAGATCGCGGACATATTCTTCGACATTGTTCGCCTCAGGGCAAACCAGCTGGGATATGAAAGACCTCTTTGGGTACCTATTTAGATAAAGGAGTGATCATGAATATCAGGAAAGTGAGAGGGAAGACTTCGGTGATAGTTAAAGTCAACCAGAACAATGAGGCCACGTATCGTGAGATTTGACAGGAAACATATGCTAGCCTTTCCCGTCCTTAGTCAGGGCCTTCTTTTTGACCTTCTACTTCATTCACCCCTGACGTCTGTGGGCTGTCCCCTTTCTGTCCCCCCTTTGTTAACCGCAGCTTCCATAATTATAACTGTTTCGAGATATTCCAAAGTGTGAAGCGGCCATTCCATGCATCAATATCATCGACTAGAGCAACCTCACATAAATTAATTCTCAATGCGTTGCTACCCCTCCTCATTTTCACGGAGCTAAGTGCGTCGGATTCTGGATGCCCTACTGTCGTTGCTTCTGACCCAGATTAGATCAATCATGCTACACGCGTGTTGGATCCCAAAGACGACACTATTCCTCAGTGTCGAatcttggtcttgggcttCCCCTAAGGAACCAGTCTTGAACTGCCTCTTCTCCCTTACCATAAAATAATTGAGACACTGCCTGGTAAAGTAGGTTAACATGCTTTGAAGGGTAGTCCATAGGCCTTTAAAAATAGTTGGTAGGCCTTCAAAAATAGTTAGGAGGCCTTCTAAAACAGTTAAGAGGCCTTCTAAAACAGTTAAGAGGCCTTtggaaatatttaaaaggcCTATTGCCTACCTTTCAAAGTAGAGTTTATGGTATAATATGGGTTAACTTACTTTCACGTATCCGctattttgtggtgagggagctCTTCTATAAAACTGTATATTGTTTCAGCTGACTTTTGTGTTTCTTATTTACATGGGGGCTAAGAGCTGATTCGGTAGGCCAGCGAGTAAAAGCTGAACAATAGATGCATCAAGGAACCAATCACTAACTGCAGTCTGGATACGTACAATCATTGGCATCATTGGCTGCCTAACCAATTATCAACTCCAAATGTTTCTCTTATCCTTGAGGCACTCCTGGCTATCATTTCCTGTTATGTGGATGATAACCAGCCATCAACCATTATCCATATCTGCTCCGTCATAGGGTAGGTATCAGAAAGAACACTGTGCAAGAATCCTGAAGCAATTTCCGGGACAGTTCTTTCTCACAATCAGGTTGTCGCTCAAGCACAAATACTATCAAAAACCATAACATCGCTCATTGAGCGGCAGTCTCTGTGGGGCTATGGAAGTCCTCAAATTCCAGGAACTCGTCTTCGACAAGCTCAACGAAGAAGACCTCTACAGCACCATCGGCCTAGgctccacccccctcctcctcaaactcctcaaccccccccctctccaacccctcccaagTCGCCGTCCTCTCCTGGCGCTAGGACGGCGACCTCGCCACCCGCGGCTCCAATAACATCGCCCGAGTCATCCAATCAGCCAAAAGACTAAACATCCAATACCTCTCCCTCGACATCATCTCCATCgaccaaaccccctccagaGAAGCCCTCATCCAACAAGTagtctccttctcctccctctacAAAACCATCCCAGTGATTGCTGTCTACCTAGGCCAGGGCGCTTTTATACACGCTAATATGTACCACCCTTGGATCTTGCATGAGATACAACTGTGCAGGTATAATCCTACTAGGATTATTCCTTGACATGGCTGTTGGGGGCCGGGTGCCATGGGAGCAGAGACGAGCTTGAGGCTCGGTTTGGGGGTCTGTGGTGGAAGGGTTTTTTGAAGTCAATTATTGGAGTGCTGTGCAAGAATATCGGGATGATGTGCGTGGCAGATTGTAGGTATATCATACCGCGGTACTCACCACCCTTGATCAGGGCGTATGAGAAGTTCAGTCAGAATGATTATCTGCTTACAGTTGCACTTCTTTGTGATCTGGAGGTATCCTTACGCGATGAGCTGTTTGGAATGCTGGAGCCATGGGTTATGACCGTTAtaggtttgaggaggttatCGAGGAAAGTTTGGATCCTGAGTGGGACCGCGAATGCACATACTACGGGATTTTTCTGGATGGAACTCAGGTTGGGGTTTGTAAGAGGGTTGTGAAACAGGCCAAGGTTTCCAGTCAGAACCCTCTTTGGTAGTACGTGTATGTGCTCCTTGTTGAGCTAAACGTGGGCCGTGTTATTTTTGAGGCGCTTGGGTTCGGGGGTTTGGAGTGGGAAGAAACTCGGACGAAACTAAAGAGTTGTTCTTggagggatggaggggatgttGTGTATGGATAGAGGAgtgaaagagaaagaaaacgaGCTGTGTTTGTACTTCTTTGTATTGTGTATCATTGTTTGTTTCCTCTACCTAGCTCGACAGCTACTCGCAACTTGTGGGCGAGACCGACAGCCGCATCTGTGACCCTGGCATAAATAccgccgtcctcctccattcTCCAAATGAGTACCAGGGAAATATGTCCGAGGAAACCAGCCTCAAATCCCCAATCCGATATATAAACGAAGGGATTTGTGCTTGTGTAATGTGCTCCGACGTATGTCTGTCAAAATGTATGACAGTACAAACGATGGTGCAATGTGTTATGTACGTCGTGACCCTCCAAACGACTGTGGTATCAAACATTCAACCtgaacccccccccttcctccatcatctaattcctcctcgccgcccgctAATTtaccccctcgccctccatCTTAAGAACCTCATCATCAAtaacagcctcctccaccatatTCTCCCGATTTAAATACCTCGTCTCCCTGTAACTCGAAGACACAGAAGAGGTAGTCGTGCTGACGCTGTCTGAGCGCCGAGAGAGGTGGTGTCTTGACAATGGCAGGGTGGATTCACTCCGGCCCCTGACAGAAGAGACgcggatggggatggtgacaTAGCTGGCTGTGCTGccgggtgttgttgttgggacggcggcggcggagctgACATCGATTTCTAGGGtgcggttgctgctgcggcggtgACTGAGGGCGCGTTGAACCATCCTGACTGAGGTGTGTGACAAATTGGGTGTTGTGGGTTGGTAGGTGTGCTTTTATGAGACGTAGAAGGGAGTATAAAGTAGTGTTCAAGATGGCTCAGGTCCAAGTCGAAGAAGAGTCTTTATTATCACTGTTGCTGATTCTGAAAATGTGAGAAAAGTGCGGGCCACCCGCGGGTAGAAGTAGGATTGCGGCGAGCAGCAATGACAAGGTGTTTCTCCACGTTCAGGAATGCGTGGAACCTCGGACTCTTGTTTGCCAGTGGCCACCTCTTCCAGGTCGACCTCCACTGCAGGATCGCCAGCCGACGACATGGTTTGATCTTCGACAGTGGCCTCTACCTTCGACCCGCTCTTATTCTTGCGGAGTAATGTGGGCGGGATGGAACTCTGAGGAATGCTCCCGCTGCGCCGTGCCGCGGGTGTGCCGTTTCGCTTTGCGCAGCTACCAGGTAGCTGGGTCTCGAGTGCCGGGGCCGGGCCAGGGTGAAACAGTTCTGACGGGGTTCGAGAGGGCCGGAATGCTGCTGCATGATCTCGCTTGTTTGTGCACTTGAGAGTCGAATACCGTAAAGACCGAATATCATGCCCCGAAAACGAGGAGACAGTTTGTCTACGATACGGCGATGATCAAGTGAAAGGCATGAATCGAGATGGTTCTGGCGAAGCAGACTCATTACTTTGACTTGGGACGAACGTGTTGTTATAGATGCTCCAGTGAGGCACTGTCAAAAACGTGGTCCTGCTGGTGGCGGCCATGGCTTTGACCCATTttgccaccatcaacccagcTACTTAGTCATTCCCAGTCTTTCACTATGCCACCATGGTGAATCATGAAGTCTTCGGCGCGTGCGTTGTTGCGATCGAGAAGAGTTCTAGACCTCTCCACTTGAGCCCCTAATTTTTGGTGACGGCTCTTGAGTTGTCAAGTTGGACATTTGTTGTTAAGAACTTCGAAACAAAGCAACCCGATATCAACAGTCGCCATCAGAAGGCTCAGCCCCCACGCTCATCCCCACGATCCAAAATCGCGATAGTGGTTTCCAAGATGACAAGTTGTGCGACAAGCCAAGTTCGTCCACCCCAGGCCAGGCTGGCCCCCTATCAGCCTTACACCTCCACGATCTACTGCCGTGAGAAACACTTGATCTCCTTCATGCAGAAACTCCAGATCGACATTGCAGAGGAGACACGTGCCGATTTGTGTTATCGACCAAAACGAGAATAGAGGTGGCAAAATGGTGTAATGCTTGCTGAGAAACAAAAGTCAAGATCGACTGTGATGTGATATGCCTGTCATAGTAATACAGCGTGTTATACAGTTGCTATTCCCATCCAAATGCGCCACAAGTCTCCATGTAGAATGCCCGTCCATTATGCTCCCATCCATTATGCTCCCATCCAGATACGAATCCCGCGTCCAGTTTTATACACGCCCCAATGAATATGATGTCGAAACTAAATGGCACTGGCCAAGTACTTTCGCTGATCTTGCATCGAATTTCCCCAATGCCTCAGCCTCGCCTGCATCCCATATTCCCACTCGGGCAACGAGACCAACTCCTTGAGAAAAGGACCCTGCTTCCCCGTCTCGCTTGCTCTGACCCACGACGAGATGGCATTCAACACCTTGAGCGAGTCGGCGTCAAATACCATGCCGGCCATACGCATCTCCTCAAACATGTTTAGCACACCTTCGGCATTGCCGTACCTATACCACAAAATCCTCACTAGCTCGTTGTAAAAGGGCGTGCTGGCCCCCAAAACGTAGCTTGCCGGCCCAAGCTCCTTGACGCGCGGTAAAATGTTCAAGGCCAGCGGTGATGGGTGGGAAAATCTTTGGTGGAACAGACGGAGGGCGGCTAGAAGATAGCGGGGGTACAGTGGACCGTAGATGTGCAGGGGAAATAGGTCATTGCCTGGTGCGTTTTCCTCGGCGTTGGCCGCAGGAGGAGCCGTATCAGCTTTTTTGCCATTGCGTCCCTTCGTCTTCAACACGGATGGCTCCAGCTTGTCCAACCCAAACCTGGCCACCATTGGAAAGACCTCCTTTTCTAAAATATCCCACAGCTCAAAGTCTGTTTTTGTGGCCTGCATCATCCCTTCGACTCGCGCGCGCTCGGCACGGCGGAGAGCTTCGTGCTGAACGGACTTGCCGAGTGGGTTGAGCACCATGTCGGGGTCAGCTCCAACGCGGGAGGCGGCACTTTCTGAATACCCATCGGGGCtcttgagctcctcggcttcggtgatgttgagggcTCGGCGGGCAGCATCACGGAGGCTCGGCGGAAAGCGCAAGAGAGCTTTGTTCCAGTCATTGGTGTTGGCTGCTTGTGTCATGGGGTGACTCTTGCCGTAGGGATGTTGGAGCTGTCTAGTATTTCTCGCTTCGACGTCGGCGGCATCTtgcatgatgatgtcgatTGTCTCACTAGCTGACGGCTGGGCTGGTAAATCCAAGGCCGCATCGCTCTTGGGCCAGCGCTGCTGCGTAGGCTTGAGGAGCGAGGGGTCTTGATGGCTCGAAGGTGACTGCTTGGCGGCAATTTCTTCAAAGATAGCCTTGAAGGCATCACGCTCGGTGGGTGTGATGGTCGATCGATCTCCAGCCTCTGTGAGAAGATGGTTCAATTCTCTGGGAGGGGGTCGCTCGTAGTCTTCTGGAAGCTCGAAGGGGATGGATTCTCTTTTCGGGCCACCGGAAGCAGGGCCTCGCCTGTAAGATCCTGTTCTGCTTGGACGGGAGGATCTCCTTGGGGGCATATATGAAGACGGTCTGAGGGGCAGGTTTGTCGCCGCTGTGGTGTGCACAAAGGCTCGCAATGCTGGATTTGGAGCGGCATGCCGAGATATCCTCTGCAGGGTCCGGGTCTGGTAGAGAAATGGGAGAAGTGTTGTTGACATTTTGGAGACCGGTTGCGCACTATGA
This genomic window contains:
- a CDS encoding hypothetical protein (EggNog:ENOG503NV98; COG:Q), with protein sequence MDFLIDAELSNSTILGLAAASFVIWYVVTAFTAWYRLRHLPGPTLAKFSFLWQAHTIVTQQVSSRYINLREYGPLVVVAPGTVVTNDPDVLRKISAARSTYKRSVWYAGAKFTHDSDSMGTQVDTAAHDILKAKTAGPYAGRETEGGLERAVDAQLVRLVDLIRRKYLSTPGELRSIDFAKLSRCFTMDVISGLVFGKPWGHLDEGEDVLGWIGTMDKLLPMMSVGLELPALRDIMIPKYGLLRWFGPKTSDKSGLGVVMKHVNETIRERFQNKDKPTKDMMSGFIRNGMTRSECEGEAILAVLAGNDTTASTIRSSMLYLMATPHAYARFKKEIKEAVEQGKVSSPITNEEAQKLPYTQAVMYETFRIGNAVTFGHYKVVPRGGDTLAGYYLPGGTNIGHNTLGLTHNKKIFGEDADIFRPERFLECRADQKTGMMRALEIIWGGGRWTCAGKNVALIELNKTAFELMRHFDFQVVNVHNPVKERAYISKLHDDMFVRISEADWSCI
- a CDS encoding hypothetical protein (EggNog:ENOG503PQIK), with product MVQRALSHRRSSNRTLEIDVSSAAAVPTTTPGSTASYVTIPIRVSSVRGRSESTLPLSRHHLSRRSDSVSTTTSSVSSSYRETRYLNRENMVEEAVIDDEVLKMEGEGVN
- a CDS encoding hypothetical protein (EggNog:ENOG503P2WP), with protein sequence MSTTLLPFLYQTRTLQRISRHAAPNPALRAFVHTTAATNLPLRPSSYMPPRRSSRPSRTGSYRRGPASGGPKRESIPFELPEDYERPPPRELNHLLTEAGDRSTITPTERDAFKAIFEEIAAKQSPSSHQDPSLLKPTQQRWPKSDAALDLPAQPSASETIDIIMQDAADVEARNTRQLQHPYGKSHPMTQAANTNDWNKALLRFPPSLRDAARRALNITEAEELKSPDGYSESAASRVGADPDMVLNPLGKSVQHEALRRAERARVEGMMQATKTDFELWDILEKEVFPMVARFGLDKLEPSVLKTKGRNGKKADTAPPAANAEENAPGNDLFPLHIYGPLYPRYLLAALRLFHQRFSHPSPLALNILPRVKELGPASYVLGASTPFYNELVRILWYRYGNAEGVLNMFEEMRMAGMVFDADSLKVLNAISSWVRASETGKQGPFLKELVSLPEWEYGMQARLRHWGNSMQDQRKYLASAI